One stretch of Argiope bruennichi chromosome 3, qqArgBrue1.1, whole genome shotgun sequence DNA includes these proteins:
- the LOC129964080 gene encoding sulfotransferase 1C4-like isoform X1 has product MSVPFIYFSDFKVPTSADLDLFEMASRRAPLHGDIIISTFPRCGTTLIQHIVFLLLRGGKPADSIVEVLDAIPFPEQDGLPDGVQPMALKYHLPFRLTPFSKDARYIYVARNPKDACVSYYHFLKQDLPGYEIKNFDYFYEAFLSGQLPHGDILDHILEWYEASTKYSNIFFTTYESLVKKKEDVVRDLAKFLGLARLDHTTMRNVIYYSSFEYMRSLATRNDAYKKYLQATSQKGKEKKETYPEMIRKGLIGDWRNLFSEDQSRRMDEHFEAKMKNLRFSFGWTKDMLYKKN; this is encoded by the exons ATGTCTGTgccttttatatatttctcagaCTTTAAAGTTCCTACTAGTGCTGATTTGGATCTCTTCGAAATGGCATCTCGGCGTGCTCCTCTACATGGAGATATTATAATTTCAACCTTTCCTAGATGCGGCACTACGCTCATCCAGCACATAGTCTTTCTACTGCTACGTGGTGGAAAACCTGCAGACAGCATTGTTGAAGTATTGGACGCCATACCTTTTCCAGAACAGGATGGTCTGCCAGATGGAGTACAACCCATGGCCTTGAAGTACCACTTGCCTTTCAGGTTGACACCTTTCTCAAAAGATGCTCGCTACATCTATGTAGCTAGGAACCCTAAAGATGCATGCGTATCATACTATCACTTTCTAAAG CAGGATCTTCCCGggtatgaaattaaaaacttcgattatttttatgaagCATTTTTGTCTGGGCAACTGCCACACGGAGACATATTGGACCATATTCTGGAATGGTATGAAGCATCAAccaaatattctaatattttcttcacCACCTACGAGTCACTAGTCAAGAAAAAAGAGGACGTAGTGAGAGATCTCGCAAAATTTTTGGGTTTGGCAAGACTGGATCATACCACTATGAGaa ATGTGATATATTACTCCAGTTTCGAATACATGCGGAGCTTGGCAACTCGAAATGATGCCTACAAAAAGTATCTACAGGCAACTAGTCAAAAAGGAAAGGAGAAAAAGGAAACCTACCCCGAGATGATCCGCAAAGGACTGATAGGTGATTGGAGGAACCTCTTTTCAGAGGATCAGAGCCGGCGGATGGATGAACACTTTGAGGCTAAAATGAAGAACTTGAGATTTTCTTTTGGGTGGACAAAAGATatgttatataagaaaaattga
- the LOC129964080 gene encoding sulfotransferase 1E1-like isoform X2, with amino-acid sequence MSVPFIYFSDFKVPTSADLDLFEMASRRAPLHGDIIISTFPRCGTTLIQHIVFLLLRGGKPADSIVEVLDAIPFPEQDGLPDGVQPMALKYHLPFRLTPFSKDARYIYVARNPKDACVSYYHFLKDLPGYEIKNFDYFYEAFLSGQLPHGDILDHILEWYEASTKYSNIFFTTYESLVKKKEDVVRDLAKFLGLARLDHTTMRNVIYYSSFEYMRSLATRNDAYKKYLQATSQKGKEKKETYPEMIRKGLIGDWRNLFSEDQSRRMDEHFEAKMKNLRFSFGWTKDMLYKKN; translated from the exons ATGTCTGTgccttttatatatttctcagaCTTTAAAGTTCCTACTAGTGCTGATTTGGATCTCTTCGAAATGGCATCTCGGCGTGCTCCTCTACATGGAGATATTATAATTTCAACCTTTCCTAGATGCGGCACTACGCTCATCCAGCACATAGTCTTTCTACTGCTACGTGGTGGAAAACCTGCAGACAGCATTGTTGAAGTATTGGACGCCATACCTTTTCCAGAACAGGATGGTCTGCCAGATGGAGTACAACCCATGGCCTTGAAGTACCACTTGCCTTTCAGGTTGACACCTTTCTCAAAAGATGCTCGCTACATCTATGTAGCTAGGAACCCTAAAGATGCATGCGTATCATACTATCACTTTCTAAAG GATCTTCCCGggtatgaaattaaaaacttcgattatttttatgaagCATTTTTGTCTGGGCAACTGCCACACGGAGACATATTGGACCATATTCTGGAATGGTATGAAGCATCAAccaaatattctaatattttcttcacCACCTACGAGTCACTAGTCAAGAAAAAAGAGGACGTAGTGAGAGATCTCGCAAAATTTTTGGGTTTGGCAAGACTGGATCATACCACTATGAGaa ATGTGATATATTACTCCAGTTTCGAATACATGCGGAGCTTGGCAACTCGAAATGATGCCTACAAAAAGTATCTACAGGCAACTAGTCAAAAAGGAAAGGAGAAAAAGGAAACCTACCCCGAGATGATCCGCAAAGGACTGATAGGTGATTGGAGGAACCTCTTTTCAGAGGATCAGAGCCGGCGGATGGATGAACACTTTGAGGCTAAAATGAAGAACTTGAGATTTTCTTTTGGGTGGACAAAAGATatgttatataagaaaaattga
- the LOC129962508 gene encoding sulfotransferase 1C4-like gives MSVPYKDFFGFRIPVGADWERFEKASKRTLKHEEIIISSYPKCGTTLMQHIVFLLLRGGKPADSIAEVIGAIPFPEQDGLPDGVQTLALKYHLPFRLTPFSKDARYVYVARNPKDACVSYYHFLKNLPGYSIESFDEFFEAFFSGQLPYGDLMDHVLEWHEASTKHSNIFFTTYESLVKRKEETVKNLAQFLGLAKLDSITLKNVLQYSSFEYMRSLASRDDFYKKYLQASTGTQKEKAKEETHPQMMRKGQVGDWKNHFSEDQSRRMDEYFETKTKNMKCTFGWEEDMLFNKRKN, from the exons ATGTCTGTACCATATAAAGATTTCTTCGGCTTCCGAATACCTGTTGGTGCTGATTGGGAACGCTTCGAAAAAGCGTCTAAGCGCACCCTCAAgcatgaagaaataataatttcttcctaCCCAAAATGTGGCACTACGCTCATGCAGCATATAGTCTTTCTGCTGCTACGTGGTGGAAAACCTGCGGATAGTATAGCCGAAGTCATTGGAGCCATACCTTTCCCAGAACAGGATGGTTTACCAGATGGAGTGCAAACTTTAGCCCTCAAGTATCATCTGCCTTTCAGGCTGACACCTTTCTCAAAAGATGCCCGTTATGTCTATGTGGCTAGGAACCCTAAAGATGCCTGCGTCTCCTATTATCATTTTCTAAAG AATCTTCCAGGATATTCCATTGAAAGCTTCGATGAATTCTTTGAAGCGTTTTTCTCTGGTCAACTCCCGTACGGAGACTTAATGGATCATGTTCTAGAATGGCACGAGGCCTCTACCAAACATTCGAATATTTTCTTCACAACTTACGAGTCATTGGTCAAGAGAAAAGAGGAGACCGTGAAAAATCTTGCGCAATTTCTGGGCCTTGCAAAGTTGGACAGTATTACGCTGAAAA ATGTGCTGCAATACTCCAGCTTCGAGTACATGCGCAGCTTAGCATCTCGGGATGATTTCTATAAGAAGTACCTACAGGCATCTACAGGTACCCAAAAAGAAAAGGCGAAAGAGGAAACTCATCCCCAGATGATGCGCAAGGGGCAGGTTGGCGATTGGAAGAACCACTTCTCGGAGGATCAGAGCCGGCGGATGGATGAATACTTTGAAACCAAAACGAAGAACATGAAATGTACCTTTGGGTGGGAAGAAGATatgctatttaataaaagaaaaaattga